A single window of Mycosarcoma maydis chromosome 1, whole genome shotgun sequence DNA harbors:
- a CDS encoding putative fumarase FUM1, whose protein sequence is MVARSVALRSLRASARVAPRLAVASATPIVARGFASSAFIMSQGKFRSEKDTFGPLQVPADRYWGAQTQRSLQNFDIGGPQERMPEPLIEAFGVLKKAAATVNKSFGLDPKVADAICQAADEVIAGKLHSHFPLVVFQTGSGTQTNMNVNEVISNRAIEILGGELGSKKPVHPNDHVNMSQSSNDTFPTAMHVASVTQITKSLLPALEELRAALDAKRAEFDDIIKIGRTHLQDATPLTLGQEFSGYVKQVENGIERVKAVIPRLSQLAQGGTAVGTGLNTYIGFDKKVAAEISNITGLHFETAENKFEALAAHDAIVEASGALNTVAVSLMKIANDIRYLGSGPRCGLGELSLPENEPGSSIMPGKVNPTQCEALTMVAAQVMGNNTTISVAGSYGQFELNVFKPVLVKNLLQSIRLLADGARSFTKNCVVGIEANRDTINKILNESLMLATILNSHLGYDNVAAAAKKAHKEGTKLVDATVALGFMTEEEFKKIVRPEFMLGPTEYKAKN, encoded by the exons ATGGTTGCTCGATCTGTGGCTCTTCGATCCCTCAGG GCATCTGCTCGAGTCGCACCGCGTCTCGCTGTTGCCTCTGCTACTCCCATCGTCGCTCGAGGATTCGCTTCATCTGCCTTCATCATGTCGCAGGGCAAGTTCCGTTCTGAAAAGGACACGTTTGGTCCCCTCCAGGTGCCCGCCGACCGCTACTGGGGCGCTCAGACCCAGCGATCGCTCCAAAACTTTGACATTGGTGGACCTCAAGAGCGCATGCCCGAGCCGCTGATCGAGGCCTTTGGTGTCCTCAAGAAGGCGGCTGCCACCGTCAACAAGTCATTCGGTCTTGACCCCAAGGTCGCCGATGCGATTTGCCAGGCTGCCGACGAGGTGATTGCCGGTAAGCTCCACAGCCACTTCCCCCTTGTTGTCTTCCAGACCGGTTCAGGTACCCAGACCAACATGAACGTCAACGAGGTCATCAGCAACCGTGCCATCGAGATCCTCGGCGGGGAGCTCGGCAGCAAGAAACCCGTCCACCCTAACGACCACGTCAACATGAGCCAGTCGTCCAACGACACCTTCCCCACCGCCATGCACGTCGCCTCGGTCACCCAGATCACCAAGTCGCTCCTCCCCGCTCTTGAGGAGCTTCGCGCCGcgctcgacgccaagcgCGCCGAATTTGACGATATCATCAAGATCGGACGTACGCACTTGCAGGACGCGACGCCCTTGACGCTCGGCCAGGAGTTCTCTGGCTACGTAAAGCAGGTCGAGAACGGTATCGAGCGCGTCAAGGCGGTTATTCCTCGTCTTTCGCAGCTCGCCCAGGGTGGTACTGCTGTCGGAACTGGTCTCAACACCTACATCGGTTTCGACAAGAAAGTCGCTGCCGAGATCTCCAACATCACCGGCTTGCACTTTGAGACCGCAGAGAACAAGTTCGAAGCGCTTGCAGCTCACGATGCGATCGTGGAAGCCAGCGGTGCTCTCAACACAGTGGCTGTGTCGTTGATGAAAATCGCTAACGACATCCGATACCTCGGCTCGGGACCTCGTTGTGGTCTGGGAGAGCTGAGCTTGCCCGAGAACGAACCGGGTTCGTCGATCATGCCAGGCAAGGTCAACCCCACGCAGTGCGAGGCGCTCACCATGGTCGCTGCTCAGGTCATGGGTaacaacaccaccatctcggtcgCCGGCTCGTACGGTCAGTTTGAGCTCAACGTCTTCAAGCCGGTCTTGGTCAAGAACCTGCTCCAGTCCATCCGTCTGCTCGCTGATGGCGCTCGCAGCTTCACCAAGAACTGCGTCGTCGGTATCGAGGCTAACAGGGAcacgatcaacaagatTCTCAACGAAAGTCTCATGCTTGCTACCATCTTGAACTCGCATCTCGGCTACGACAATGTCGCCGCGGCCGCTAAGAAGGCTCATAAGGAGGGCACAAAGTTGGTCGACGCTACCGTCGCGTTGGGTTTCATGACCGAGGAGGAGTTCAAAAAGATCGTCAGGCCCGAGTTCATGCTTGGTCCCACCGAGTACAAGGCCAAGAACTAA